The following are from one region of the Sciurus carolinensis chromosome 5, mSciCar1.2, whole genome shotgun sequence genome:
- the Znf33b gene encoding zinc finger protein 33B isoform X3, producing the protein MLENYSHLVSVGYCVTKPEVIFRLEQGEEPCILEAEFPSQNFPELWKTDYLKERSQEDLWKVVFIGNKMLTNEQGNMIGRPFNLDIDSFPSEKIPCQCDSGGKSFNNISKLIISRQKYLRKKPDEFNACGKLLLKIKHEKTHTREKFEFFKNRSTFSHHKDLIHQEKIQTLDQTSQYNICQETFLEKTIFNTHKRESTEENYCEYSEYGRTFCGNSSLLFPHISTSEENHCGFSDYEKSCRKLTSFKYDGLPVKHCEYNESGNNFRRKLCLSQLQKTHKGEKHFECNECGKAFWEKSHLNRHQRVHTGEKRFQCNECGKTFWEKSNLTKHQRSHTGEKPYECNKCGKAFSHKSALTLHQRTHTGEKPYQCTACGKTFYQKSDLTKHQRTHTGLKPYECFECGKSFCMNSHLIVHQRTHTGEKPFECLECGKSFCQKSHLTQHQRTHIGDKPYACNACGKTFYHKSVLTRHQIIHTGLKPFECYECGKNFCLKSDLTVHQRTHTGEKPFACPECGKFFSHKSTLSQHYRTHTGEKPYECHECGKIFYNKSYLTKHNRTHTGEKPYECSECGKTFCQKSQLTQHQRIHLGEKPYECTECGKAFCHKSALIVHQRTHIEEKPYKCNECGKSFCVKSGLILHQRKHTGEKPYECNECGKSFSHKSSLTVHHRAHTGEKSCQCNDCGKIFYRKSDLAKHQRSHTGEKPYECKVCGKTFSQKSNLIVHQRTHTGEKSYEIK; encoded by the coding sequence AACTTTGGAAAACTGATTACCTGAAAGAGAGGAGTCAAGAAGATTTGTGGAAAGTTGTATTCATCGGTAACAAAATGCTGACTAACGAACAAGGTAATATGATAGGAAGACCATTTAACTTGGACATAGATTCTTTTCCTTCTGAGAAAATACCTTGTCAatgtgactcaggaggaaagAGTTTCAACAATATTTCCAAATTGATTATTAGTAGgcaaaaatacttgagaaaaaagCCTGATGAATTTAACGCCTGTGGGAAATTACTCCTCAAAATTAAACATGAGAAAACTCATACtagagaaaaatttgaattttttaaaaataggagtaCTTTCAGCCATCATAAGGATCTTATTCATCAGGAGAAGATTCAAACCTTAGATCAAACTTCTCAGTATAATATATGTCAGGAAACCTTCCTCGAAAAGACAATATTCAACACACAcaagagagagagcacagaagAGAATTACTGTGAATATAGTGAATATGGGAGAACTTTTTGTGGTAATTCATCTCTCTTGTTCCCTCACATATCTACTTCAGAGGAAAATCACTGTGGATTTAGTGATTATGAGAAATCATGTAGGAAGCTAACCTCTTTCAAATACGATGGGCTACCTGTAAAACACTGTGAATATAATGAAAGTGGGAATAACTTCAGGAGGAAATTATGTCTCTCACAACTTCAGAAAACTCATAAAGGAGAGAAACACtttgaatgtaatgaatgtgggaaagctttcTGGGAGAAGTCACATCTCAATCGACATCAAAGGgtacacacaggagagaaacGCTTTCAgtgtaatgaatgtggaaaaactTTCTGGGAAAAGTCAAACCTCACTAAACATCAGAGATcccacacaggagagaaaccctatgaatgcaataaatgtgggaaagcctttagtCATAAATCAGCCCTCACTCTACACCAGAGAACACATACAGGGGAAAAACCCTATCAGTGTACTGCATGTGGGAAAACTTTTTACCAGAAGTCAGACCTCACTAAACATCAAAGAACACACACGGGGCTGAAACCCTATGAATGTTTTGAATGTGGGAAGTCCTTTTGTATGAATTCACACCTTATAGTACATCAGAgaactcacacaggagagaaaccgTTTGAATGCCTGGAATGTGGGAAATCTTTTTGTCAAAAGTCACATCTTACTCAGCATCAGAGAACCCACATAGGGGATAAACCCTATGCATGTAATGCTTGTGGGAAAACTTTCTATCACAAATCAGTACTTACCAGGCATCAGATAATTCATACAGGATTGAAACCTTTTGAATGTTATGAATGTGGGAAAAACTTCTGTTTAAAGTCAGACCTCACAGTACATCAGAgaactcacacaggagagaaacctttTGCATGTCCTGAATGTGGCAAATTCTTCAGCCATAAGTCAACTCTCTCTCAACATTATAGAACacatacaggagagaaaccatATGAATGTCATGAATGTGGGaaaattttttacaataaatCATACCTAACTAAACATAATAGAACACACACAggggagaaaccctatgaatgtagtGAATGTGGAAAAACCTTCTGCCAGAAGTCACAGCTCACTCAGCATCAGAGAATTCACTTAGGGGAGAAGCCTTATGAATGTACTGAATGTGGGAAGGCTTTCTGTCATAAGTCAGCTCTAATTGTACATCAGAGAACCCATATAGAAGAAAAGCCctataaatgtaatgaatgtgggaaatcTTTCTGTGTGAAGTCAGGACTTATTTTacatcagagaaaacacacaggagagaaaccctatgaatgtaatgaatgtgggaaatcCTTCAGTCACAAATCATCCCTCACAGTACATCACAGGGCTCATACAGGGGAGAAGTCTTGTCAGTGTAATGATTGTGGAAAAATCTTTTATCGTAAATCAGACCTTGCTAAACATCAGAGATCACATACTGGGgaaaaaccctatgaatgtaaggtATGTGGGAAAACTTTCTCTCAAAAGTCAAACCTCATTGTACATCAGAGGACACACACAGGAGAAAAGtcttatgaaataaaatga